CGGTCATTTCGTAGAGGCACGCATCCTGGAGGCTTTAGGGGTTGATTACATTGACGAAAGTGAAGTTCTTACCCCTGCCGATGAACAATTTCATATAAACAAAAAAGAATTTACCGTTCCCTTTGTTTGTGGTGCAAGAGATTTAGGGGAAGCGCTCCGTCGCATCGGAGAAGGGGCCTCCATGATCCGGACCAAAGGAGAACCGGGTACCGGAAACGTGGTAGAGGCGGTTCGCCATATGCGTTTGATTCAAAGCCAAATACGCAAAGTACAATCGATGTCCTACGATGAGTTAATGACGGAGGCGAAGAAATTGGGAGCTCCTTATGAATTGCTGGAACAGGTCCACAAATATGGACATCTTCCCGTCGTCAACTTCGCTGCCGGAGGAATCGCCACGCCTGCAGACGCAGCATTGATGATGAATTTGGGTGCAGACGGCATCTTCGTGGGATCCGGCATCTTTAAATCGGAAAATCCGGAAAAAGTGGCACGGGCGATTGTTGAAGCGACCACCCACTACCAAGATTACGACCTCATTGCCAAGCTTTCCAAGAACCTCGGAATGCCCATGAAGGGGATCGAGATTTCTACCCTGGAAGTGAAGGATCGTATGGCGGAGCGGGGATGGTAAGTGATGAAAGTAGGCGTTTTAGCCCTTCAGGGGGCGGTGTCGGAGCATGTGGGAGCCCTTCAGGCTTCCGGAGCCGAGGCGGTGGTGGTAAAAAAAACGGAACAACTAAACGATCTTGACGGTCTCATTCTCCCTGGCGGAGAGAGCACCACCATGGGCCGTCTGATGAACCTTTATGGATTTGTGGAGAAAATCAAAGAATTTCATCAAGAAGGGAAGCCCATTTTCGGCACCTGCGCAGGTCTGATCCTTCTTGCCAAAGAGATCCGGGGAGAGGGAAAAAATCACCTTGGTCTGATGAATATCCAGGTGGAAAGGAATGCCTTTGGACGTCAACGGGAAAGCTTTGAAACAGAATTGATGCTTCCCGGGGTAGCCAATCACTTTCTTGCGGTCTTTATCCGTGCCCCCTATGTGACGGAGGTGAGAGGGGAAGCCCGGGTGTTGGGAAAATATCAGGATAAGATCGTTGCGGTAGAAGAGGGAACGCTACTTGCCACCGCATTCCATCCTGAATTGACAGAGGATTATCGTCTTCATCGCTATTTCTTGCAAAAGGTGAAAGAAGCCAAAGAGAGACGTACGCAATAAGCTGGAAGAATCGATTCAGACGATGAT
The DNA window shown above is from Thermicanus aegyptius DSM 12793 and carries:
- the pdxS gene encoding pyridoxal 5'-phosphate synthase lyase subunit PdxS gives rise to the protein MSQIGTDRVKRGMAEMQKGGVIMDVVNAEQAKIAEAAGAVAVMALERVPADIRAAGGVARMADPSVIEEVMKAVSIPVMAKARIGHFVEARILEALGVDYIDESEVLTPADEQFHINKKEFTVPFVCGARDLGEALRRIGEGASMIRTKGEPGTGNVVEAVRHMRLIQSQIRKVQSMSYDELMTEAKKLGAPYELLEQVHKYGHLPVVNFAAGGIATPADAALMMNLGADGIFVGSGIFKSENPEKVARAIVEATTHYQDYDLIAKLSKNLGMPMKGIEISTLEVKDRMAERGW
- the pdxT gene encoding pyridoxal 5'-phosphate synthase glutaminase subunit PdxT; translation: MKVGVLALQGAVSEHVGALQASGAEAVVVKKTEQLNDLDGLILPGGESTTMGRLMNLYGFVEKIKEFHQEGKPIFGTCAGLILLAKEIRGEGKNHLGLMNIQVERNAFGRQRESFETELMLPGVANHFLAVFIRAPYVTEVRGEARVLGKYQDKIVAVEEGTLLATAFHPELTEDYRLHRYFLQKVKEAKERRTQ